A genome region from Brienomyrus brachyistius isolate T26 chromosome 23, BBRACH_0.4, whole genome shotgun sequence includes the following:
- the smim12 gene encoding small integral membrane protein 12 → MWPVLWTAMRTYAPYVTFPVAFVVGAVGYHLEWFIRGTPARQQEERGILEQREDRKLEELVGQDVTQVTSLKERLEFTPRAVLNRNRQEKS, encoded by the coding sequence ATGTGGCCAGTATTGTGGACCGCCATGCGAACGTACGCCCCCTACGTAACCTTCCCAGTAGCCTTTGTGGTGGGGGCTGTGGGTTATCATTTAGAATGGTTCATTCGGGGCACACCGGCTCGACAGCAAGAGGAGAGGGGGATCCTCGAGCAGAGGGAGGACCGGAAACTGGAGGAGCTTGTGGGGCAGGACGTCACTCAGGTCACCAgcctgaaggagaggctggagtTCACGCCGAGGGCGGTACTGAACCGAAACCGCCAAGAGAAAAGCTAA
- the gjb9b gene encoding gap junction protein beta 9b has translation MNWTSLWGLIGGVNQHSTVLGRVWFSLVLIFRLLIFVVVAQQVWSDEASQFVCNTAQPGCRNVCYDSMFPVSPARLWALQLIAIICPSLMVSAHIKYRQEKDKRYSAANRGVHLYANPTKKRRGLWCTYLLSLFLKASFDIGFLYIFFYMYRYNVPQLYSCSLEPCPNTVDCYVSRPTEKKVFVIFMAISSVVCILLCLCEICYLMCRCCWNWERTLSRRAEWHDPTLTTETQATQQQASGKLIIQHNDIVTVHDSSTSKKL, from the coding sequence ATGAACTGGACTTCCTTGTGGGGCCTCATCGGCGGGGTGAACCAGCACTCCACGGTGCTGGGTCGCGTCTGGTTCTCCCTGGTCCTCATCTTCCGGCTGCTGATCTTCGTGGTGGTGGCTCAGCAGGTGTGGAGCGACGAGGCCAGCCAGTTCGTCTGCAACACAGCTCAGCCGGGCTGCCGTAATGTTTGCTACGACAGCATGTTCCCGGTTTCGCCGGCGCGACTCTGGGCCCTGCAGCTCATCGCCATCATCTGCCCGTCACTCATGGTCTCCGCGCACATCAAGTACCGCCAGGAGAAGGACAAGAGGTACTCGGCGGCCAACAGGGGGGTTCACCTGTACGCCAACCCCACCAAGAAACGCAGAGGCCTCTGGTGTACCTACCTGCTCAGCCTTTTCCTGAAGGCCAGCTTTGACATCGGCTTCCTGTACATCTTCTTCTACATGTACCGCTACAACGTGCCGCAACTCTACTCGTGTTCCCTGGAGCCCTGCCCCAACACTGTAGACTGCTACGTCTCCAGGCCCACCGAGAAGAAGGTGTTCGTCATCTTCATGGCCATCTCCTCGGTCGTCTGCATCCTGCTGTGTCTCTGCGAGATTTGCTACCTAATGTGCCGCTGCTGTTGGAACTGGGAGCGCACCCTCAGCCGGAGGGCAGAATGGCACGACCCCACTCTCACTACAGAGACCCAGGCCACTCAGCAGCAAGCCTCCGGCAAGCTGATCATCCAGCACAATGACATTGTCACGGTGCATGATTCTAGCACCAGCAAAAAACTGTAG